gagtcccacaagtggaaggcacccctaggtgccttgggggggagggaaacctcccttggccgccgcccccctaggagattggatctcctagggccggcgccccccctaggccctcctatatatagtgggggaaggagggctttttcatccatgcctttggttgcctccttctccctctccaacacctcctcctcctccatagcgcttggcgaagccctgacggagtactgcagctccatcaccaccacgccgtcgttctgctgctggagccatcttcctcaacctctccttccctcttgctggatcaagaagaaggagacgttacgctgaccgtacgtgtgttgaacgcggaggtgccgtccgttcggtgctaggatctccggtgatttggatcacgtcgtgctcgactacctcatccccgttctttgaacgcttccgctcgcgatctacaaaggtatgtagatgcatgatgcatccgatcactcgttgctagatgaactcatagatggatcttggtgaaaccgtaggaatttttttgttttctgcaacgttccccaacataataaacatttatcatgatataaggaaataaataataactttattattgcctctagggcatatttccttcatcttgtccatcacatgattctcctaatgatgtgatcccgttatcaacgacatccaatgtccatggtcaggaaaccgtaaccatcaattaataaacgagctagtcaactagaggcttactagggacatggtgttgtctatgtatccacacatgtatctgagttttctatcaatacaattatagcatggataataaatgattatcatgaacaaggaaataaccaatttattattgcctctagggcatatttccaacaatatactAGTCTCCAATGATGAGTTCTGGCCGAGGAAGGACCTGTAAATTCTCGCTCTCACTTCTACTATCTTTTTTACGTCATGGAAGACCAAAACAATGCCATTCAGGCGCATCCCCGGCCCGCCCGGGACGAAAATCCTACTTTCATCATAATTTATTATCATAGAGTACGAGCCCTACACATTCATGATAATACGTGTTTTTGTCATGTTCAGGACAAAATGCCATGATTATGTCTTTTTCTTGTAGTGATGGGATGAATTCAATCGGGTGGTACTTCTTGTGTACCCGCTCTCGAACTCCAGGGTAAAAACCCTAGATCTGACCCTAATTGGTGATACCTGGCGATTTTAGCATTCTTTGTgttgttaccttgatgaaggcattgcTCGGAGTTCGCTCAGATTTGATTCAGGGTGAAAACTCGGGATTTGACCTTAGTGGTTGGATCCGACGACGGTGGCACTTCCACGTCATTCCCTTCTTGGAGGCATCCTTTTTGTAGAATCTTTCTCATAGTCCTTGTGTTGCCAACAAATGTTTGGCACTGTTGGTCACCGTTGTATGTCGTCGGTCATTGTTGGTTTTTTCATTTCTCCCTCCGCCTAGGCATAGCTTTTATCTTCTATGACTCTGCTCTTTGTCTGTGtgatcgtgtgtgtgtgtgtgtgtgttggttgtTTGCATCTTGTTTATGCAGAGGCTGGATGTGTACTCATTATGATCTCCCTCGATGCTACATCGTGAGTCAATAAAAGCACCCTATATGAAAAGAATGTATTCGACAAGTTCAATTCCAAATTAAGATAAAGTCAAACCAGCAATTGTTCATAaactgcctattcaccccccccctctctaGGAAACATATAGGTCCCTTCACGTAGCAAACTGACATTGGTATAAAAGGGAAATTTTTGGGGTGCTTCAACATACCTTAAGAGAATGTGTGCTTGGAGTAATATCAGAGTTGTCAAAATGAAATTAAACTTTTAAAATCTTTGACATGGCTATAATTTCACTTATGTTCATCATGTTTCATCCAGACCATGGCAACCATAACATATTCAAGGAGTATGTTCACTTCTATTCACAGGGAACTCAAAGTTTCATTTGTTGAAAGATATAGATTTTTTAAAAGGAGGTTCAAACCCCCGTCCTCTACATCATCCTGATGCACACAACCATCTTTATTGAAATTGATGCAAGGCAACAAGGCCAAATACATCAAAAGGTAGGGTACATGACTTGGGCAGCTACAACCGAACCATTACAAGATGTTTTATTGAAATATATGGATAACGATAACTAGAAACGATTTACAGCTTCAATCAGATGTACAACTAAGGTGTGTACAACTAACAAccatttattgaattcttcttcttgttcctttgaCAGAATGATTTGATCCTTTCAAGACCATCTTGAAGAGAAGATGGAACGCAAGCAAAAGTAATGCGGACCCAATTTTCCATTCCCAAAACACTCCCTGCATTTGAGAGAAAACATTTACAAGTTTTTTTAGAGTTAAACGTATATAAGTTTTGTTTCTGAGAATTGTGGAAGTATATAAGTTGGACTgcaaaaacatctcaaaattattaaCAATCATTTGGAACATGTGCTTGATATTTTTTGTGAGCATCACAAACATGTAAACAGAAAAAAAAGACACTGGTCATGAAAGCAAGGACACGTACATGTTATGTTAGTCTTCGCATAAAAACAAAGAATATTCTAATGCGGTTATACATTTTCTGACAATGATATGCTAATCATTTATATGTGTAGTCATCTAAACTGATAAGAACTTCATATCCAATCAAACGACATAATAGAACATGATTCACATTTAAGAAGCATATATCAGTCAAACATAATCTTATGTTCGTACAAAACATATACTACTGTTTATTATAACAAAAAAGTTACGACCATTCCATATAGTTTTTAGAAAAATGACCATATGCATTCCTACCTGGACATAAAATTACTGATTCTTCCTTCGCGAGCTTGCAACAAAAATCAATGTCATCATGGATCGCCTCCAAAAGATGTAAGTTTAGTTTCACCTGTTTACATGGAAATTAATACATGGTTATGGATCGGAACATTGATGGAGACACATTGCGGTCCCAAATTAATACATGGAAATTCTTAACGCCTTGAAGGTGTTGTAGCCTCCAAAACATAATTATATTTTCACTTGATTATTTTGGACGCATTGCGGTCCCAAATTAGTCCTGAAAAAATAAGTCTATGCTTAGCTTACCATTACAAACATCGATCCTTCTGGCTTGTGAGGACATGTAATGTATTTATTTTCCTTTATTTCTCTATAACATATCTCTGATGATTCCTTTAGTAGACCAATAATCCTCTTAAAGAAATCTTCTTTTGTGTTCTCAAGAATTTGAGGAAGAGCAGCCTAAACAATTTGATAGTGCAACAATCCATAATCAAGTTGTGTCAATCATAAGAGAACAATAGTATCAAGGATATCAAAACATGAAGATGCAAGAGAAGGTGTTGTAGCCTTGTAGGTAAATAAGTTCTTAACAAAATGGCATACTCACAGTACAAAAATGTATATATTATaaagagaaaagtatacttttcgtccTTCAATTCTTTGCAGAGTCTAGATTTGGTCCTTCAACTTCAAAACCGGACAATTTGCATCTTTAACTTATGAAACCGGACAAGATTCATCCCTGGTCACGGTTTTGACCGGTTTTGGTCCTGTCCCACGCCGGTTTTGACCGTTCCGACTCAAATTTGCCTACCTTTCCTAGGTCCACGTAATGTTTTCAAATTCGGTTACTTTTTCCAAATACATGAACCTTTTTAAAATTTGTGTACTTTTTTTAAATCTGTGTACTTTTCCCAAGTTCATGTACTTTTTCAAATATGCGTATTTTTTAAAAGTTCATTTGGTTTTTTGAagttcatttaatttttaaaaatttATGTACCTTTTCATATTAGAATACATTtagttcatgaattttgaaaattttatgTGAACTTGAAAAAAGTACGTGGATATGGACTTCTTTTACACAAAAATATGTGGATTtcaaaaattatttcaacttgaaaCAAGTACGTGAATTTCAAACAAAGTTCATGGATTATAAAAGGAACATGGATTTGAAAAAATGCGGACTTCGAAAAGCATGTGGATTTGAAATAAGTATGCGAATTTCAAAAACAGTTCATGGCTTTGAAAAATACTTGGATTTGATAAAATTACGCAAAATTGGGAGAAATACGGGGTTTTGGAAAAAGTACGTAAATGTTAACAAATCAAGGATTTGAAAAAAGTACGCGAATTTTAGAATAGTTCGATGATTTGAAAAAAGTATGtttatttttgaagaagttcacTGATATAAAAAAATTACAGGAATATGAGTGAGCACCGGTCAAAACCGGGGTGAGTCAACACCAAAACCGGTCAAAACTGAGTCCAGGGACGAACCTTGTCCGGTTTCTGTAGTTGggggtgcaagttgtccggtttttaagttaagggaccaaatctagacttcACCAAAAATTAagggacgaaaagtatacttttctcatAAAAGAAGTTTTAGTATATTGCATATTTGACCCAAAAGAATATGTCATGCTCATAATATGATGTATATTTTCTAAGAACAGTATATAGTTCTATTCAATAGTTAGTTGCTGCTTTatgtttatttattttatgaaaatcgaAGCAAATAAAGGTGAATAACTACAAATGTTTGTATCTTTCTTCCATCATGCTGGACTTCGACTTTCAAACTTACTCAGGGACAGGAGCAAAATAGGACTAGGTTCCAAAGACTAACCTGGACGAAGGTTGCTGGGTCCGTTGAGACGTTAAGGTAATTCGTAATAGATGTAGAGATCTACCCAGAAAAAATGTCAGTACAAACTTAGCAAAATGCTAATCCTCACAGTATATATAGGATACGAAAAGAATGACAGGGAGTTAATTACCCTAGTTTCCTCTAAAATCTTTGTGGGGTCGTACACCGCCACCCATCCAAGTCGCCATCCGGGCACTATCCATGTCTTGGACAGAGATCCGATGGACAAGACAGGGGCAATGTGCCCGAAGACGCCCATGGGGATAAATGGGGCGCTGCCCAGAACCAGCTTGCCGTACACCTCATCAGCAATCACCAATATTCCGAGCTTTCTCGCCACCTCCGCGACCTAATCAAGCAACATCAGCAAACGATTAGCAGATGCAATCCATATATGTTCAAACAAACCGGTCGATCAGCAAGGCAAAGCATGGATGCAAAACCTTGGCCAAATGCTTGTAGGAGTAAACGCTGCCGCACGGATTGTTTGGGTTTATGATGAGCATCGCGGTTGTGTTCTTGTCAGCGATGGATTCCAGCGAGTCGATGTCGATCTCCCACCCCTTCTCGGGGATAAGGTCAAAATGCCGAACCTCCAGCTTGTTGAACGCCGCTCGGGCCTCGTAATTTGGGTAGCCTGGCCTGGGGAGCAGTATGTTGGCGCCGGCAGTTTGGGCCAGGACCGGGATTATGACCTCGATCGCTTGGGTTCCACCGGCGGTGAGGAAGATGTCGTCGGCCGATAGCTTGTAGGGCACGCCCTGTGACAAGTGCTCTGCTACAGCGCTGTTTGTTTTCATAGTATAAGGTACAATAGAAGGTTAAGTTTTCGAACGCACAGGGAAGAACATTCGTGGACACCGACGT
The sequence above is a segment of the Triticum dicoccoides isolate Atlit2015 ecotype Zavitan chromosome 1A, WEW_v2.0, whole genome shotgun sequence genome. Coding sequences within it:
- the LOC119283036 gene encoding nicotianamine aminotransferase A, producing MATVRQSNGHGEAAAANGKSNGHAAANSKSNGHAAANGKSNGHAAAAADWNFAGGKDGILARTGAKNSIRAIRYKISASVEESGPRPVLPLAHGDPSVFPAFRTAVEAEDAVAAALRTGQFSCYAAGVGLPAARSAVAEHLSQGVPYKLSADDIFLTAGGTQAIEVIIPVLAQTAGANILLPRPGYPNYEARAAFNKLEVRHFDLIPEKGWEIDIDSLESIADKNTTAMLIINPNNPCGSVYSYKHLAKVAEVARKLGILVIADEVYGKLVLGSAPFIPMGVFGHIAPVLSIGSLSKTWIVPGWRLGWVAVYDPTKILEETRISTSITNYLNVSTDPATFVQAALPQILENTKEDFFKRIIGLLKESSEICYREIKENKYITCPHKPEGSMFVMVKLNLHLLEAIHDDIDFCCKLAKEESVILCPGSVLGMENWVRITFACVPSSLQDGLERIKSFCQRNKKKNSINGC